One Brassica oleracea var. oleracea cultivar TO1000 chromosome C7, BOL, whole genome shotgun sequence genomic window carries:
- the LOC106304041 gene encoding uncharacterized protein LOC106304041, which translates to MRKSTEIPAKASGFVKSEEKTVKPPFRLAVDDTKPVLQDPILRSDPMETEEAVLRLPSFPVMRPSKS; encoded by the exons ATGAGGAAATCTACAGAGATTCCGGCGAAGGCCTCGGGTTTTGTTAAATCGGAAGAGAAAACTGTGAAACCTCCTTTCAGACTTGCCGTCGATGACACCAAACCTGTTCTTCAGGACCCG ATTCTGAGATCGGACCCAATGGAGACAGAAGAAGCTGTCCTGAGGCTGCCCTCTTTCCCGGTGATGAGACCATCTAAATCGTAA
- the LOC106304454 gene encoding serine/threonine-protein kinase tricorner, with translation MDSAKGWFQKRQMRGGSRYKGGSGGGGGGSNGSADEQPNVETDEEAVSNTTKQKVAAAKQYIENHYKEQMKILQERKERRSLLEQKLADADVCEEDQNNLLKFLEKKETEYMRLQRHKLGVADFDLLTMIGKGAFGEVRICKEKTTGQVYAMKKLKKAEMLRRGQVEHVRAERNLLAEVDSNYIVKLYCSFQDDDHLYLVMEYLPGGDMMTLLMRKDTLTEEEAKFYVAETVLAVESIHRHNYIHRDIKPDNLLLDRYGHLRLSDFGLCKPLDCSAIGENEFSNNPNNGSTTEQEGGSGAPKRTQQEQLEHWQKNRRKLAYSTVGTPDYIAPEVLLKKGYGMECDWWSLGAIMYEMLVGYPPFYADDPMSTCRKIVNWKSHLKFPEEAVLSREAKDLINSLLCSVRRRLGSKGADEIKAHPWFETVDWDTIFDMDAAFVPEVNDDLDTQNFEKFDESESQTETSSKSGPWRKMLSSKDINFVGYTYKNFEIVNDYQVPGMAELKKKNKSKRPPMVKSLFDGGSSETSDSPEATTRSAGDRPPPIPPVVQGSFLKLLPPELEVRPKQEESEAC, from the exons ATGGATTCTGCAAAGGGTTGGTTTCAGAAGCGGCAGATGCGTGGAGGATCGAGATATAAAGGTGGTTCCGGTGGTGGTGGTGGAGGTAGTAATGGCTCTGCCGATGAGCAACCAAACGTGGAAACTGATGAAGAAGCTGTCTCTAACACTACCAAGCAGAAAGTTGCAGCTGCTAAACAGTACATTGAGAATCATTACAAAGAGCAGATGAAGATTCTTCAAGAGAGGAAAGAAAG GCGAAGCCTGCTAGAGCAGAAGCTGGCAGATGCTGATGTTTGTGAAGAAGATCAAAACAATCTTCTCAAGTTTCTGGAGAAGAAGGAGACAGAGTACATGCGCCTTCAGCGCCATAAGCTAGGCGTTGCTGATTTTGATTTGCTTACCATGATTGGGAAAGGTGCTTTTGGGGAG GTTAGAATTTGTAAAGAAAAGACGACAGGTCAAGTTTATGCAATGAAAAAGCTCAAGAAGGCCGAGATGCTTCGTAGAGGCCAG GTCGAACATGTGAGAGCAGAGAGGAACCTACTTGCGGAAGTGGACAGTAACTACATTGTTAAGCTTTATTGTTCATTTCAAGATGATGACCACCTTTACCTTGTGATGGAGTATCTTCCTGGTGGAGACATGATGACACTGCTGATGCGCAAAGATACTTTGACAGAAGAGGAAGCCAAGTTCTATGTCGCTGAGACAGTTCTTGCTGTCGAGTCCATCCACAGGCACAATTACATCCACAG GGATATAAAGCCGGACAACTTGCTTCTTGACAGATATGGGCATCTCAGACTGTCGGATTTCGGATTGTGTAAACCGTTGGACTGCAGTGCCATTGGAGAAAACGAATTTTCAAACAATCCGAATAATGGATCTACTACGGAGCAAGAGGGCGGATCAGGTGCTCCAAAAAGAACACAGCAGGAACAGCTTGAACATTGGCAGAAGAACAGGAGAAAGCTA GCTTATTCGACAGTTGGAACACCAGATTACATAGCTCCAGAAGTTCTGTTGAAGAAAGGCTACGGAATGGAGTGTGACTG GTGGTCTCTTGGAGCTATCATGTATGAAATGCTAGTAGGGTATCCTCCTTTCTATGCAGATGATCCTATGTCAACCTGTAGAAAG ATAGTAAACTGGAAAAGTCATTTGAAGTTTCCAGAGGAAGCAGTCTTGTCAAGGGAAGCAAAAGATCTGATCAACAGTCTTTTGTGCAGTGTCAGACGCAGGCTTGGTTCCAAAGGTGCTGATGAAATCAAG GCTCATCCATGGTTTGAAACTGTTGATTGGGATACAATATTCGATATGGATGCAGCGTTTGTTCCCGAGGTCAATGACGATTTAGACACTCAGAATTTTGAAAAGTTTGACGAG TCAGAATCACAAACTGAGACATCATCCAAGTCTGGCCCATGGAGGAAG ATGCTGTCGTCAAAGGACATAAACTTTGTAGGGTACACTTACAAGAACTTTGAGATCGTTAATGATTACCAAGTTCCTGGAATGG CGGAGTTAAAGAAGAAGAATAAGTCGAAGCGACCACCAATGGTCAAATCACTCTTCG ATGGTGGATCATCAGAGACATCGGATTCGCCGGAAGCAACGACGAGATCGGCTGGTGATCGACCTCCGCCTATTCCTCCGGTGGTTCAGGGAAGCTTTTTGAAGCTTCTGCCACCAGAACTTGAAGTCAGGCCTAAGCAGGAAGAATCTGAAGCTTGCTAA
- the LOC106301621 gene encoding TBC1 domain family member 15-like isoform X2 — MFCCPYIMWRSGGEDLQGFYPVRPECLADVPRTRFKSRTLSARRWHAAFTEDGHLDMEKVLRRIQRGGIHPSIKGAVWEFLLGCYDPDSTFDERTKLRTLRREQYAAWKQECKTMVPVVGSGTYITMAVVQQNGEPIDESSVENQGWVVKETVRDERVLQWMLSLHQIGLDVARTDRYLSFYEDGANQSKLWDVLAIYTWLNLDIGYVQGMNDISSPMIILFEDEADAFWCFERAMRRLRENFRATATSMGVQTQLGVLSQVIKTVDPRLHQHLEDLDGGEYLFAIRMLMVLFRREFSFLDALYLWELMWAMEYNPNMFATYEELEDRNNNNNAADDPKLLKRYGKFERKYVNSGKNERHSNTIAVFVVASVLQTKNKRLLKEAKGLDDVVQILGDIAGNLDAKKACKEALKIHEKFLKKANRP, encoded by the exons ATGTTTTGCTGCCCATACATTATGTGGAGATCAGGAGGAGAAGATTTGCAAGGTTTCTACCCAGTTAGACCTGAATGTCTAGCTGATGTTCCCAGGACCCGCTTTAAATCCAGG ACTCTGAGTGCTAGAAGATGGCACGCTGCCTTTACTGAAGATGGCCATTTGGATATGGAAAAAGTCCTCCGACGTATTCAGCGTGGA GGAATTCATCCCTCCATCAAAGGCGCTGTTTGGGAGTTTTTGTTAGGTTGTTACGATCCTGACAGCACCTTTGATGAAAGGACCAAGCTCCGGACTCTAAGAAG GGAGCAGTACGCCGCTTGGAAACAAGAATGTAAGACTATGGTTCCTGTCGTTGGCAGCGGCACCTACATCACTATGGCTGTTGTTCAACAAAATGGGGAGCCAATTGATGAATCTTCTGTTGAAAACCAAGGCTGGGTCGTCAAAGAGACTGTTAGAGACGAGAGAGTCCTCCAATGGATGCTCTCCTTGCATCAGATCG GCCTTGACGTTGCTAGAACAGATCGGTATCTTTCCTTTTATGAGGATGGTGCTAATCAGTCCAAACTATGGGATGTTCTTGCCATATATACATGGTTGAATCTTGATATCGGTTACGTTCAAG GTATGAATGATATATCTTCCCCTATGATAATCCTCTTTGAGGATGAAGCCGATGCTTTCTGGTGCTTTGAGCGCGCAATGCGTAGACTG AGAGAAAATTTCAGGGCAACAGCAACATCAATGGGTGTGCAGACTCAGCTGGGTGTGCTCTCACAGGTCATTAAAACGGTTGATCCTCGCCTCCATCAACATCTGG AGGATCTTGACGGTGGAGAGTATCTGTTTGCTATAAGGATGTTGATGGTACTTTTCAGGAGAGAGTTCTCCTTCCTCGACGCTTTGTACCTTTGGGAG CTGATGTGGGCAATGGAGTATAATCCAAACATGTTTGCAACATACGAGGAACTAGAAGACCGGAACAACAACAACAACGCAGCAGACGATCCCAAGTTACTAAAACGTTATGGCAAGTTTGAGAGGAAATACGTGAACAGCGGAAAGAACGAGCGACATAGCAATACTATTGCTGTTTTCGTGGTCGCTAGCGTTCTGCAGACAAAGAACAAACGTCTCTTAAAGGAAGCTAAAGGCCTAGACGACGTTGTTCAG ATACTAGGAGACATCGCCGGTAATCTTGACGCCAAAAAAGCATGTAAAGAAGCGTTGAAGATCCATGAAAAGTTCCTGAAAAAG GCTAATAGGCCATGA
- the LOC106301621 gene encoding TBC1 domain family member 15-like isoform X1 — MFCCPYIMWRSGGEDLQGFYPVRPECLADVPRTRFKSRAGKTLSARRWHAAFTEDGHLDMEKVLRRIQRGGIHPSIKGAVWEFLLGCYDPDSTFDERTKLRTLRREQYAAWKQECKTMVPVVGSGTYITMAVVQQNGEPIDESSVENQGWVVKETVRDERVLQWMLSLHQIGLDVARTDRYLSFYEDGANQSKLWDVLAIYTWLNLDIGYVQGMNDISSPMIILFEDEADAFWCFERAMRRLRENFRATATSMGVQTQLGVLSQVIKTVDPRLHQHLEDLDGGEYLFAIRMLMVLFRREFSFLDALYLWELMWAMEYNPNMFATYEELEDRNNNNNAADDPKLLKRYGKFERKYVNSGKNERHSNTIAVFVVASVLQTKNKRLLKEAKGLDDVVQILGDIAGNLDAKKACKEALKIHEKFLKKANRP; from the exons ATGTTTTGCTGCCCATACATTATGTGGAGATCAGGAGGAGAAGATTTGCAAGGTTTCTACCCAGTTAGACCTGAATGTCTAGCTGATGTTCCCAGGACCCGCTTTAAATCCAGG GCTGGAAAGACTCTGAGTGCTAGAAGATGGCACGCTGCCTTTACTGAAGATGGCCATTTGGATATGGAAAAAGTCCTCCGACGTATTCAGCGTGGA GGAATTCATCCCTCCATCAAAGGCGCTGTTTGGGAGTTTTTGTTAGGTTGTTACGATCCTGACAGCACCTTTGATGAAAGGACCAAGCTCCGGACTCTAAGAAG GGAGCAGTACGCCGCTTGGAAACAAGAATGTAAGACTATGGTTCCTGTCGTTGGCAGCGGCACCTACATCACTATGGCTGTTGTTCAACAAAATGGGGAGCCAATTGATGAATCTTCTGTTGAAAACCAAGGCTGGGTCGTCAAAGAGACTGTTAGAGACGAGAGAGTCCTCCAATGGATGCTCTCCTTGCATCAGATCG GCCTTGACGTTGCTAGAACAGATCGGTATCTTTCCTTTTATGAGGATGGTGCTAATCAGTCCAAACTATGGGATGTTCTTGCCATATATACATGGTTGAATCTTGATATCGGTTACGTTCAAG GTATGAATGATATATCTTCCCCTATGATAATCCTCTTTGAGGATGAAGCCGATGCTTTCTGGTGCTTTGAGCGCGCAATGCGTAGACTG AGAGAAAATTTCAGGGCAACAGCAACATCAATGGGTGTGCAGACTCAGCTGGGTGTGCTCTCACAGGTCATTAAAACGGTTGATCCTCGCCTCCATCAACATCTGG AGGATCTTGACGGTGGAGAGTATCTGTTTGCTATAAGGATGTTGATGGTACTTTTCAGGAGAGAGTTCTCCTTCCTCGACGCTTTGTACCTTTGGGAG CTGATGTGGGCAATGGAGTATAATCCAAACATGTTTGCAACATACGAGGAACTAGAAGACCGGAACAACAACAACAACGCAGCAGACGATCCCAAGTTACTAAAACGTTATGGCAAGTTTGAGAGGAAATACGTGAACAGCGGAAAGAACGAGCGACATAGCAATACTATTGCTGTTTTCGTGGTCGCTAGCGTTCTGCAGACAAAGAACAAACGTCTCTTAAAGGAAGCTAAAGGCCTAGACGACGTTGTTCAG ATACTAGGAGACATCGCCGGTAATCTTGACGCCAAAAAAGCATGTAAAGAAGCGTTGAAGATCCATGAAAAGTTCCTGAAAAAG GCTAATAGGCCATGA
- the LOC106302107 gene encoding LOW QUALITY PROTEIN: 5' exonuclease Apollo (The sequence of the model RefSeq protein was modified relative to this genomic sequence to represent the inferred CDS: inserted 1 base in 1 codon) yields MESGLISVDRWKSGSQAYFLTHMHSDHTRGLSPNWSHAPLFCSRTTAXPGFDLSLLRLVPLSSSWQSLSLRSPSSGSPVLLHFMAIDAHHCPGSVMFMFRGDFGCFLYTGDFRWECEDAAAEEARTTLVAAVNDFPVDILYLDNTYCNPVYTFPSRHVAANLIAHLILSHPSHDIVIGVDSLGKEDLLVHLSRILNIKIWVWPERLRTMHLLGFQDIFTTDTSLTRVRAVPRYSFSIQTLQGLNLMCPTIGIMPSGLPWLKTPFKGDANLSGSLLTANNRRKPAAQQRELLLLQGAVHMFHDNMFSVNYSDHSCYQEIGEFINLVKPKSMKGIVVSSSCYVDPLYYFGRVCGASEPPELLLLRPDSREQFRAVRIKSYSTKDETINSQKEKWRKGDGHSSLRRNKKRRARIQVKCAKIADVD; encoded by the exons ATGGAGAGCGGTTTGATATCGGTGGACCGGTGGAAGAGTGGGAGTCAGGCCTACTTCTTGACTCATATGCACTCCGACCACACTCGCGGCCTCTCCCCCAACTGGTCCCATGCTCCTCTCTTCTGCTCCCGCACCACCG TCCCCGGCTTCGACCTCTCCTTGCTCCGCCTCGTCCCCCTCTCTTCTTCCTGGCAATCTCTCTCCCTCCGCTCTCCTTCCTCCGGCTCCCCCGTTCTCCTCCATTTCATGGCCATCGACGCCCACCACTGCCCCG GATCGGTGATGTTCATGTTCCGTGGAGACTTCGGATGTTTTCTCTACACAGGAGACTTCCGTTGGGAATGTGAGGATGCTGCTGCAGAGGAAGCAAGGACCACTCTCGTCGCTGCTGTCAACGACTTCCCCGTCGACATTCTCTACTTGGATAACACCTACTGCAACCCCGTCTACACCTTCCCTTCCCGTCATGTCGCTGCCAATCTGATTGCCCACCTAATCCTCTCTCATCCTTCCCACGATATCGTCATTGGAGTTGACTCTCTGGGCAAGGAAGATCTTCTCGTTCACCTCTCCCGTATTCTCAACATCAAG ATTTGGGTTTGGCCAGAGCGACTCCGCACCATGCACCTCCTTGGTTTCCAAGACATTTTCACCACTGACACGTCTCTTACCAGAGTCCGTGCTGTCCCTCGCTATAGTTTCAGCATTCAGACGCTCCAGGGGCTCAATCTCATGTGCCCAACCATCGGCATCATGCCTTCGGGTCTCCCATGGCTCAAAACACCTTTCAAAGGAGATGCCAATCTCTCTGGTTCTCTCCTTACTGCTAACAATCGTAGGAAGCCTGCAGCTCAACAGAGAGAATTACTACTACTACAAGGGGCGGTGCATATGTTCCATGACAACATGTTTTCGGTGAACTACTCTGATCACTCATGCTACCAGGAGATTGGAGAGTTTATAAATCTTGTCAAGCCCAAGAGCATGAAAGGCATTGTGGTTTCATCCTCATGCTATGTTGATCCTCTCTACTATTTTGGGCGTGTCTGCGGTGCTAGCGAACCTCCAGAGTTGCTTCTTTTGAGGCCTGACTCCAGAGAGCAATTTCGAGCTGTTAGGATCAAGTCATATTCTACCAAGGACGAGACAATAAATTCCCAAAAGGAAAAATGGAGAAAGGGAGATGGCCATTCGAGTTTGAGGAGAAACAAGAAGAGGAGAGCACGTATACAAGTTAAGTGCGCCAAAATTGCAGATGTTGATTAG